In Eubalaena glacialis isolate mEubGla1 chromosome 4, mEubGla1.1.hap2.+ XY, whole genome shotgun sequence, the genomic window AACGATAGAAGTGAAGAATACAGAGTATCTCCAGACTTGGGGCCCATCTAGAGGGAATCACCACTTACTGAACCCCAAGTGTATGCCAGGCTGTGGCTACAGTGAGGAGCCAGGCCAACTCAGCCCCAACCCTCTGTTGGGGGAGGCAGAGGTTGAAGGCCCCAGTAAGAGACCATAGCGTAATTGCAGCTCCATACATGCCTCTCTGGGGTAGAGCCCTGGACAGTGTGGATGGAGAAGGGACGgtgacacccccctccccccgcttcTGTACGTCCTGCAGGGAAGCAGATACCCTGCTCCAGCCCTGgctgctgcctcagtttccccagcgtTCGAGACTTGGCACAGCATCTGCGTACCCACTGCCCACCCACACAGTCCCTGGAAGGTAGGGCCAGGGTAGGTGGTGGGGAGGCAGGTTAGGGCGGGAGGCAGGCAGAGCCGACTGGCCACCCCTCTCCACTCCTCTGTCCTTCATCCCTGCCCTGCCAGGCAAGCTCTTCCGCTGTTCCgccctgagctgcaccgagactTTCCCCAACATGCAGGAACTGGTGGCACACGGCAAGCTGCACTACAAACCCAATCGCTACTTCAAGTGAGACCCCGTCCACCCCCACCTCTGCTGGTGTTCGGTGACTGGGCAGCTCCGCCCAGCACTGATTTGACAGCCACTACCTGGGGTCCGGGCTTTTCTCCCTTCCTAGTCCAGGGGGTTGGGTCGGGGAAGTGGGCGTGACCTAGGGCAAGCCTTGCCCTTAACCTGCCCAGAAGAGACACTGGTCGCTAGAGCAAGTTCCAGGGACCCCGAGGGCGGGGCTTGGAATGGGTTTGGGGGGGGGACATACTTGGCGCGACTCCGCCCAGCCCTCTACCTCCCAAGAGGAAAAGCGATCACCTAAGTCACAATTGAGACTTCCTTCCTCATCTTCCCAGGGCTCCGACTTGGAGGGGTCCGGAAGGGTCGCGACCACAGTAGGGGGACGCTTAGGGCAAATTCCTCCCCCGCAGATGGGGGATCTGTTGTTTGGGCCCAGGCTCCCTTACCACCCTCGAGCGGCGGCTCCGCAGGTTACTACGGATAGGCCCCTCCCTTGTCCCCCAGGAGACCCAGCCTAGCTCTGTGCCGCCCCCAGGTGTGAGAACTGCCTCCTGCGCTTCCGCACGCACCGCTCCCTCTTCAAGCACCTGCATGTTTGCGCCGAGCATGCGCAGAGCCCAGCCCCGCCGCCACCCCCCGCCCTCGACAAGGAGCCACCAGCGCCCGAGCGCCCCCCAGAGTCCGACCCTGCGTCGGCGCCTGGGCTACAGTTCCCGCTGCTCGAGCCGTTCAcgacccctgcccctgcccccaccgGGCCCTTCCTGCCCTACTTGAACCCCGCGCCTTTTGGCCTAAGCCCCCCACGCCCGCGCCCCTTTCTGGCCGCCGCTCCCGGGCCGCCCGCCTCCAGCGCCGCAGTCTGGAAAAAGAGCCAAGGTGAGTGTGGGGGCAGGGCCGCCTGAAGGGTGGGCTGGGCTCCCTCTGACTTCTGACCTTGACCCGCCCATTTACCGCAGGTGCCGGCGGCAGCCCGCGAAGACCCCAGGGCGGCTCCGATACGCCCGCAGGTGCGTGCAGGTGATCAccggggagggtggaggggattTCTCTTCTGCGCCCTGCGGGGCATAGGGAATACTGGGAGGCAGCGGtgcccacccccttcccaggTGGCCAGAAATGTCACCCCCGAAATACaggattttgctttaaaaaattacgGCCCCTGCTCTTTATCTGCGCCGGCGTTTCCGTGTAAAACTCTCACCCGGTTCCCGAGTCCTTCCCCCTACGTTGGTTCAGAGGATGGGAGAGGGGAACGCGGATAAGTCAAGTTTGGTGCCCCCAAATACATGGGGAAACGCCCGGGAGAAACGGATCAGCCGGTCCAGAGCCCCGGCGCCTGGGAGCTGATGGGGAGGCGGGGAGAAAGGTCCGGCCCGCCCTCGCCCCGGTCCTCGCCCTCGCCCAGGGCCCGGGGCTGACGGGGTCCCGCCTGCCCGCAGGGCACGCGGCCCCGAGCCGCATTGTGTGGGAGCACACGCGCGGTCGCTACTCGTGCATGCAGTGCGCCTTCTCCACGGCCTCGCGGCCCGCCATGACCCTACACCTGGAGGACCACCGCCCCATCGCCCCCGCGGCCCCGTCGCACGGGCAGCCGCGCCCCGACGCGCCGGCGGGTAAGGCCCGGGAGCGCGcgggtggggagggcgggggccCTGAGGCGAGGGGCGGGGCCGAGGCTCAGGCGCCCCCTCCTCTGCTCCACCCAGACCCGGCCCCGCTGGCACCCAAGGTGTCGCCGCTGCTGTCAGAGGGGGAGTGTCCGGTTTTCTCGCCGCTCTGAACCACGCCGCGTTGCGGGTGGGCTGTGGGTAGTTTTGTAATTTTAGGGGGGCCTGCGATGGGCGGGGTGGCGGGACAATAAAGGAGGCAGATGAGCCAGCCTGTGCTGTGTCTGGGTCCTATGCCCCTCCAGTGCAGTCCTGGGGCGCTCCCACCTCGGAAGGGGGCAGGCCTCCCCTCACAGCCCACCTGTGTCCCACCTACCTTGTCATCCTCAACAGTGAGACAGCTGTAGGTGGTCCTCTGTCCTGTCCCACCACTTCCAGAAACCAGATGAGATGGaagtttccagttttattttaaaacttccagGAGTCAGGAGCGCCCGCCCAGCTGGAGCCCCCCAGGTCCTGAGGCTGGCACTGACTCTCAGGGAGGTGACAGGGTGGTGGGGCAGTCCCAGCAGTAGAAGGGAGGTGCCAGGGCCCCCAGGGCTGGGCACTCTGGCAAGCCGGGGCTCAGGCCTcatcgtcctcctcctcctcactgtcTTCGGCTGCCcacttccccttctccccctgcCACAGCTCTGAGGAGGAGGGTGGGTCAAGGCCAGCCCTGGAGAACCTGGGCTCCCTCCCTTCTCACCTCTCCCCCATATAggtcctcttcttcctttccttcctgggaAGTCAGGCTGGGGCCAGAGTTCAAAATCTGGTCCCACACTGCTGTCACCAGAACCCTGAGGGTCAAGCCTGCAGGGTATGGAAGTCGGGGCCTGGCTTTACTTCCTGCATTTTGCTCCCTTCCAGCCCAGGCTTCAATCCCGCCCCCGTTCTGGAGCACCGGAGGCAaccccccgccccttccccccaGGCTGAACACCTCTGGAAACAGGGGACTCTTCCGATCGTGCTCCTCCCCTGCCTAGTACCCCCACCGCTCCCCACAGCTCCCCTCAGCTCTCTGGATGAAGATCCTGTTCTCCTAGTAGCCCACAAGGCCCCGTCTTGAACCTCTCCACTTCCTCTTCTCAGGACCACACTCagcatctctctcctcttcctcctggggAACATAGACATCCTGTGAGCAAGAACCCAAGGACCaggtccccagccccaccccaccctgtttCACTCCTTGTCTCCTCCATCTTCCAAGTCATCAGAGTTGTCCTCTATCTATCTGCGGCCAGCAAGACACTAGTCATCCCCTGGGTGGAGTCCCCAGGCCTCACACCCCTCACTCACCGGCCTCCCATCTTCTCCTTGCTCCCCTTACCATCCTCCCCCTAGTCCTCCTCAGAATCTTCGTCCCCCAGCATGTTGGCCTCAGTCTCAGAGTTGAGCAGGGTCCCCATCATCAAAGCCATCCAGGTAGCCAAGCTCCGGTAATGACTCAAAATCCTGCTTCCGTTAGCGCAGCTGCTGTGACTCCTCGAAGTTGAACAGCTCCAAGTTCTGAAGGCCCTTCAGCTTCTCCTGGGAAGGGCAACAGGGAGATCTGGGCACCCTTTGGACGTGTCCCACCTGGACCCAGGAGccggcctgcctgcctgcctgccccacTGCCCTCAGCCTCACAaggggcttcagggctccagtgtCCTTGATGGGGTTGCAGCTGAGTCACAGGTGGCTCAGGCCAGGCGTCCACTCCGCCAGCACCTCCAGGCCCCCACTGAAGCGGCTGTCACTCAGCACCCGCTGTAGGGCCAGACGGGCCGTCAGGGAACCCTGGGGCTCAGTCCCCCTGTgagctcccctcccccttctcagcCAGAAGCCTTGGAACCACAGCTGGGTGATCCTGGGGAAGACTCAACCTCTCTGCATCTCACTTTCTCACTCCTTAAAATGAGTGTCATGAATGGTCATCCTTCGGAGTTCTTGTGAGGATTCAAaagagggatggggagagagggagggggcttGGGAAATGTTCACAGGTGGTTGACATCACTCCAACCACCAACCCTGTGGCCGGCTGCCTGGGCCCTCTCAGGAACCTGGGGAGGAGGTGGGTCAAGGGGCCCACTTTACAGATAGAGAAGGTGAGGCTAGGAGGGTAAGCTGACTGAGCCCTGACTCTAGCCGGGCCCGGTTCCAAGTCACTGATTCTGCACCACCCCAGAAGCGGGGCACAGTTACCACTGATGAGAAAACCCAGGCAGCGAGGCCCAAAGGGCACTCTCCCCTTTTCCTGCACTCACAAGGCCCCTAGACACCCTTGGGAATATGGCTCTAGGCCCACCCTTCCTGCATCTTCAGGGCTTGGTGTTCCATCTCCAGGGTACCAgggtcccccagcccctggagttTTCCCCATCAAGCCCCTCATTCAGCCACCCCCAAATCTAGGCAGTGCCAGTTCCCAGTCTGTCAGGACCTTCCCAGAGAGACCCAGGTATCTTGGTCCAGGTACCTGCCCCCCCCCAACCGTGTCACCCACAAAGATGCAACAGCCCCTCCCATGGGTACAGTGTGTCCACAGTCCCCCCTGGGCCCCTTGCTGCCGTCTGGAGCAAGCTGAAATTGCCCTGAGGCCTAGGGATTTGGGTCACTCTGAAAACtgccccctaccctcaccccctcCCAACTTCCATCCAACCTTTGTCTGCTCGCCTGGGAAGTCTTACTGCTCCCACTGTCCCTTCTGGGCTCCTGCAGCCCCTGACCTCCCTCTGGCCAACCAAGCTGGGGGCCCCACAGAGggtccctcaccccaccccaactCCAGGATGCCTGAAAGCTGAGTCCTCGTAGGGCCCCGGCTCCGCCCAGCAGAGGGCGCCCAAGAGTGTCGGTCTGAAGGGAGAATGAATGAGGGGCCGGCGCGTCCAAGCAGGCACCCACCTTGCACAGCCGCCCCAGAGGGGGCAGGTTGGCCTGAGACTGCAGGCTCACGTTGAACAGGCTGAGCCGCTCCAGGACCCAGACTTCGTCGTCATCCCCAGCCTCCTACTCGGAGGCGGACCCACATCCGGAAATGTGACCCAGAGTGCATGTCTGTCCGTTCAAGGACAGGGATGCACAGGCACAGAGGCTCCAGAATCCCCAAGCTGTCCTCTTAAGGGCAGACACAGGCAGAGTCATTGCCGACTGCTGTCTGTGGCCTTCATGGCAGAGGCGAGTGAAGGGCTCCTGCTGGGAATGCAATGCCCAGCCTCCGTCCCTGTCTCATCTGGATCTTTCTGGAAACTTAAATACATCTTTGCTATTCTTGGTGTGATCCTTGGACCAGCAGTATGGGCATCACCTGGGATGTTTCAGAATCTGaggccccacctcagacctgAAGCACAACCCACACTTTCTCGGGGTCGCAGGGTGACTTGTGGGCACCAGTTCTCCTCAGCTGCACACTAGAATCCCCCTGAGGGTGTGTAAGAAATCCCCAGGCTCAGGCCACTCCCCAGaccaattaagtcagaatctcCAGAAtcttctgtctttctgtgaactCCAAAAAGAATCCCGGTGGCGTAGCCCCGGTGGAGAATCGGGGCTCTGCACTCTCCCACTGggtttctccctttctctgtgaGCCCAAAGTCACTGACCTCCTGGGGACCGAGCCCTGCCATCAGGGTCTCCCTTGTCTGGCCGGGCCTCAGGCCTCGCACCCTGCACCCTCACAGCTCTGATCTTGCCTACCACCTTCACCCCCTCTCTGCTGGCCTCCCAGCTGTCcccattttcctccttttcttgtcCTCTGGGAGCCTTGGacacccaccacccacccaccaccaAACGTGCCATCCCACCTGGGCCCTCGGCCCGTGTTAGGTCTGCCCCTGTAACAAAGAAGTCCTAAGTCCTGCTCAGAGCTGGAAATCAGACTGCAAGGAAGTGTTGAAATGAGGAAGGCAGACTGAGGCAACAAGAGCCAGCAGGAGGGCCTCACCCGTCAGGCTCGCTCGACTCCTGGGGTCTCACGGCCCAGAACTGGCCGTGCCCCTTCCCCGCTGAGAACTACCACCCCCCTCCCGCAGAGGCCCTGGGAGGAGTTGGCCTTGGCCTGCCTCTGTCGGCAGGAGGTCCTCAGGGCCTGGCATGAGTCCTTCCTGGAGTCCGGAGGTCAGCACACAGCAGGGCATGGGGTGGGAGCGAGGGGGCCAGCAGAGTCGAGAAACGAGTGGCTGTTGGGAGTCTGCTGAGAAATGATACACAAAGCACAGTGCAGGACAGGAATTCAAGAAGCTCCCAGCAGGACCTGAAGACAGGCTGGGGCTGtccccccccctccccttcctcctctgccctccccgcCTGGCCAGTAGACCCCACCCCGCGGGGCCCGTGGAGCAGAAGCTAGTCACTTCCTGAAGGCAGCGGCCCTGGCTCAGGTCCCACTCGCCCTGTGGCCCGTCACCCGCCCGCAGCCATGGTGAGTGAGCCCCCCAGCCCTGGGAGAGCCCCCCACTGGCCGGAGGCAAGGGGTGCCACGGGTGGAAATTGGAAGGCATATTCCAAGAGCGGGGCGGCAGAGGGGCAGGCAGGTTTTCGGGGTTGTGACCGACACAAACGCCCAGAGGtaggaggcaggcaggacccaCCTCTGGGACAGCTCAGGCTCCCGAGGGGCCTGTAGCAGAGGCTGAGGCTGCGACTAGAAGGGGGACGGTTGGCACTGCCCAGACgaccccccctccctccctccccccatgaaTAGCAACCTGATAACAGGCAGCCAGGGTGAGGGGCAGGGCCTTCCTGGGGGCAACAAAGTGGGTCACGCACATgctgcccgccccccaccccagcagcgCCCCAAGGCCTGACCTGCTGACCCCGACTTCTCTGGCCCCCTGGGTCACCTGGGAGCCTTGCCCCAACCCACCGGGTAGGGGGGGCTTCCACAGAGGCGTCTCAGGCCCCGGCACCTTTCCTTGTTCTCTGGATCAGGGCAGAGTGAGGCACAGGCAGGGGAAAAGTCCCCGAGGTcgtacccttcccctccccggtCTCCTCGACCTCAGGTGAAGCCAGGCCTGGGAGCTGTGGCAGGGCCACCTCTGGGGTGACTTGTCGGTCAGAGCAGGCCTGGCCTACTGGTGCCTCTCCTGTGTCCGTGACCAAGGATGTGGGGCTGGTCAAGACCGTACCTGGGACGGACTTCCTGTGCCAGGGCTGGTGCACGTGCCCATGCTCGGGGGCCTGCCTGCCGGTCCTGGTGGGCATCCCTGACCATCAGCCGGGTGTCTGGGACTGTGGGGCCCTGCCCTCAGGTTTGCCTCCAGGTCTCTCAGTGTCTCTCCACGTGCGTCTGTGTGAGAACGTGATGGTCAGACCGCATATGCCTGTCTCTGTGTCCTGTACATTctttatttcaacaaataatgACTGAGCATCTTAGCGCAGGCCAGGCACTGGGAGGACAGCAATGCACAAGACAAGCTGCTGCCCTCGGGGCGCTGACGGTCcacaggggctggggaaaggaggaggagagagaccaaaacaaaaaaaaaatcccacaaatagtcaagacacatttaaaaaacaagtattggaacttccccagcggtccagtggttaagacgctgcgcttccaatgcagggggcgtgggttcaatccctggtcaggagaactaagatcccacatgccgtgcgagGCATGGCCACTGccccccccctccaaaaaaaacaagtattaagtaaaataaatagaatgataCAAGGTAGCAGGTACTAAGAGAAACATCAGGCAGGTTGGGGAGGATAGAGAATACTGGGAAGGGGGAATCCAATCTTCTCTTTTTAATTAGGGTGGTCTGGGAGGAAGGCCTCTCTAATAAGGAATATGGGAGCAGACACCTGGacgaggaggagggggaggagaaccATGCGGTGGGGAGAGTGTCCCAGGCAGAGGgcaggagatgggaggaggggaggccaaGGAGGTGACTGGGTAGGAGAGGTCGACTCTACCGTTCAGGGcctttgtgagattttttttttttttaatttatttggctgcactgggtcttcgttgcggcatgcgggatctttagttgcggcacgcggtatctttagttgcggcatgcgggatctttagttgcggcatgcgggatctagttccctgaccagggatcgaacccgggcccccctgcgttgggagtgcagagtcttggccactagaccgccagggaagtccctcgtgaGATCTTTAGCTTCTACTGTGGGGAAATGAAGGAACATGGCCAGATTTTGAGCAGAGGTGCACAAACCGACTTAGGGTTAACAGGCCTCCTCCGGCTGCTGTGAGGGGACTGACCAGGGATGGGGGcgcggggtcggggtgggggtgggggcaggagaccAAGGAGCAGCCTATTAAATGATCCAGGCAACAGGGGATGCTGCCTTCCCCAGGCGCGTTCCTCTGGGCCAGGACAGTGGTGCAGGCagtgagaagtggttggattccGGATGtattttgaaatgagaaaagaaggGCGGGGGACGGAGGAGGAGCTCGAGGATGCTCCCCTGActgagggggcggggcgggctatGGGAGCAGCAGGCCCCAGGGGCCCCAGGAGCTCGGGTCCTGAGGGGGGTGAGGCTGGGTGCGCATCCTGGTCCTGAGTGGTGAGGTCAGAGGGTGTGGTAGTTTAGGAGAGCCTGGGACTCGCCGGGAGGCTGGAGACACAAAACCGTGGGAGTCTATGGCCAACAGAGATGGCGGCCAAGGGCAGAAGGTGGGGGAGAGGAGCTAACTGAGCAGGAGCCAGGGGTAGGGGGTGCGTGTCCGTGACCATGTCCGCCTGTCCCACGTCCGTCTCTCCACCACCCGCATGTGTCTGAGTCCCTGCCTGACTCCGTGTCCCCTAGGGGAGTCATCAGGACTTTCGGAGCCTTCAAGCAAAGTTCCAGGCCTCTCAGCCCGAGACCAGCAAACTCCCCAAAGTATCCCCGAAGCCCGAGTTCAACAAACTCCTCAAAAAGTTTCCACAGCCTGAGCTAGGCGAGCACCCCAAGAAGCACCCCCTGCCCGAGTTCACTAATCTGCCCAAGAAGCCCTGCAAACTTGAGTTCAGTGAACTCTCCAAGAAGGTCCCACAGCTCAAGGCCACTCCATTCCCCAGGAAGCCCCTGCAGCCTGAGCTCAGCCACGGCCCCAGGCCCCCCATAGGGCCCAAGCTCGGTGCATTCCCCAGGAAGTCCCAGCAGCCTGAGTCCAATGAGGCCACCCTGAAGCCCCCCCAGCCCGAGTTCAGTACCGTTCCCGAGAAGCCCCCGCAGCCTCAGGTCAGTGGTCTCCCTGAGAAGTCCCTGCCGCAGCCCGAGTCCACTGAGGTCCCCCCAACGCCCCCTTCAAAGCCTGAGTCCAGTGAGCCCCAGCCCCACTCCTCACAGCCCAACTTCAGTACAGTCCCCGGAAAGATGCCACACCCTCCGCTGAGTGACCTCCCCGAGAAGCCCCCGCGGCCCGAGTGTGGTGACCTCCCCAGGACGTCCTCGGAGCCCGAGTGCAGCCTGCTCCCCAAGGAGTTTCTGCAGCCCGAGTGGCGGGGGCCGCCCTGCAACTTCTCGCAGGCCAAGCCCAGATCTCTGCCCAGGAAGCGCCCACAGGCTGAGTTCCTCGGTGACCTCCCTAGAAAGCCTCCACTCCCTGGCTCCCATTCAGAGAGCTCACTGCCCACTGCCGTTGCAGGCTCCAGCCCTAGGTTTCCATTCAGCCCAGGGTTTGGAGCCAGGCAGCAGAGATCAGGAGCCCTCGCTCGCGGTGGAGGCTCGAGGCTGGGCCTCAAACCTGGCCACCCACCCCAGCGGAGGCCTCTGCCCCCGGTCAGCAGCCTGGGCGCCCCTCCAGCCAAACCCCCACTGCCCCCAGGCCCCAGGGACGTCCAGAGATTTCGGAGGAGCTTGGCAGCAGGCACAGGTGGGTGAGGGCGGCCCAGGCAGAAAGGAGGGGGTGGAGGCTCCCCGGCAgttcctgcctccctgcctccctccctccctcccgttcTCATCTCTCCACAGCTCTGCAGAGGAGCTCTTCTGCCGGCCTCCTCCACTTCCGGGCTCGACAGCCTGAAGACATCCCACAGTGAGTGTGGGGAGTCAGGGGGTGCAGGCGTGGGTCACGGGACCGAAAGAGGCCCTCATCTCAGGTATCCCCGCAGGGACCCAGATGAGGCCTACGAGCTGTACGATGACGTGGAGCCCACAAACGACTCCAGACCCAGCCCCAAGGGCAGAGGTTTGTTGGTGACGGGGCCGGGCCCTCAGCCAGACCAGTCTGCCAAGGCACCTGGGGAACATTTGTCACAAGGGTGTGTTCTGCCACGTTGCTAGCGTGAGGCCAAGTGGCAATCCATATCCCTGATGGATTGAAAGCAGCCCCAGGGGatgaagcagagaggaggaggggcctTTCAGAAAGGTCACGCCAGCTCCTGGTGGGCGGAACAATGTGAGTAAGGGCGGCCCAGAGGCCAGCAGCCTGACCAGGGTGTGGCCAGGGCAGGGGTGTGGGCCAGGGTGGTGACAGAAGACGTGGAGAGCAGTGGAAGAATCGGGTAcaaagcaggaagaggacttggTGGTGCATCACCAGGGACAAGAGCAAGCAAGCTCATGACAGGGATGAGGCCCAAATGTTGAGTCTGCACCTGAGTAAGGGACCCATGGTGTTGGAGGTGCCTGAGGGATGTCCAGGCAGGACTTGGGCCTGAactcagaggcaggggctggagacAGGGTGTGGCCAACCCTCCAGATCTGCAGTCCCaggccactctctctctctctgtgctctGGGTTTCCAAGgacccttctctcccttccacacCTCTGCTCCTGGAGAGCAGGATGAAGGCCAAGCAGGCCCAGCCCGGGGATGATGCATTCACCAACCTCATGTGAAAACACCAACGGCTCCCATGCCAGCACTTCACCGAATGTGCACAGCCCACCACCCCCGAGGCAGTGTCCTGCCCATTTTACAGGAGTGGAAGCTTGAGGACACGAGAAGTGACTTGCCCCAGGTTGCACAGCCGATACACAGGAGCCCAGACCCTAGGCTCCCAGGCTGCTTCCCTGCCCTGTCTTTGGAAGGGTCTCCTGCAGGGGAACGTTTCATCAGAGGTGCCTTTGGGATCCCCAGCTACCGCTCCCTCCTCACCAGCCCACCCTCCAAAGTCTGCTGCCTCTACAGCTGTtactccttccccagccccttctGCTTCTCCTGGGCTTTCCCCAGGGGCTGCTTGCAACACCCGTTAGCACAGAGCTTCCTGACAGGGCCCCTCCTGCTTCCGCTCCAGTTAGGCTCTGTGGCTTGGGTCTGGGGGGCcgctcttggggatgtggacgtGGGGAGGGAGCACCTCTGGCCACTCCACTTCCAGCAGCTCCGCAGGCAtggcccaccccttccccttccccaaccccaaGTCGAC contains:
- the ZNF414 gene encoding zinc finger protein 414 isoform X3: MEEETSGPSPDMPATAEPSSSETDKEVSPVVAAVATSSSMGEEPGSDQAATPPMWERGGLGGTQQGASPAPDSGHAGPGPGLGLTSTVSGTSEDLRPPRRRPPPGKQIPCSSPGCCLSFPSVRDLAQHLRTHCPPTQSLEGKLFRCSALSCTETFPNMQELVAHGKLHYKPNRYFKCENCLLRFRTHRSLFKHLHVCAEHAQSPAPPPPPALDKEPPAPERPPESDPASAPGLQFPLLEPFTTPAPAPTGPFLPYLNPAPFGLSPPRPRPFLAAAPGPPASSAAVWKKSQGAGGSPRRPQGGSDTPAGACRARGPEPHCVGAHARSLLVHAVRLLHGLAARHDPTPGGPPPHRPRGPVARAAAPRRAGGCCDSSKLNSSKF
- the ZNF414 gene encoding zinc finger protein 414 isoform X6, with the protein product MEEETSGPSPDMPATAEPSSSETDKEVSPVVAAVATSSSMGEEPGSDQAATPPMWERGGLGGTQQGASPAPDSGHAGPGPGLGLTSTVSGTSEDLRPPRRRPPPGKQIPCSSPGCCLSFPSVRDLAQHLRTHCPPTQSLEGKLFRCSALSCTETFPNMQELVAHGKLHYKPNRYFKCENCLLRFRTHRSLFKHLHVCAEHAQSPAPPPPPALDKEPPAPERPPESDPASAPGLQFPLLEPFTTPAPAPTGPFLPYLNPAPFGLSPPRPRPFLAAAPGPPASSAAVWKKSQGAGGSPRRPQGGSDTPAGHAAPSRIVWEHTRGRYSCMQCAFSTASRPAMTLHLEDHRPIAPAAPSHGQPRPDAPAAQLL
- the ZNF414 gene encoding zinc finger protein 414 isoform X2 — encoded protein: MEEETSGPSPDMPATAEPSSSETDKEVSPVVAAVATSSSMGEEPGSDQAATPPMWERGGLGGTQQGASPAPDSGHAGPGPGLGLTSTVSGTSEDLRPPRRRPPPGKQIPCSSPGCCLSFPSVRDLAQHLRTHCPPTQSLEGKLFRCSALSCTETFPNMQELVAHGKLHYKPNRYFKCENCLLRFRTHRSLFKHLHVCAEHAQSPAPPPPPALDKEPPAPERPPESDPASAPGLQFPLLEPFTTPAPAPTGPFLPYLNPAPFGLSPPRPRPFLAAAPGPPASSAAVWKKSQGAGGSPRRPQGGSDTPAGHAAPSRIVWEHTRGRYSCMQCAFSTASRPAMTLHLEDHRPIAPAAPSHGQPRPDAPADPAPLAPKVSPLLSEGECPVFSPL
- the ZNF414 gene encoding zinc finger protein 414 isoform X4, translated to MEEETSGPSPDMPATAEPSSSETDKEVSPVVAAVATSSSMGEEPGSDQAATPPMWERGGLGGTQQGASPAPDSGHAGPGPGLGLTSTVSGTSEDLRPPRRRPPPGKQIPCSSPGCCLSFPSVRDLAQHLRTHCPPTQSLEGKLFRCSALSCTETFPNMQELVAHGKLHYKPNRYFKCENCLLRFRTHRSLFKHLHVCAEHAQSPAPPPPPALDKEPPAPERPPESDPASAPGLQFPLLEPFTTPAPAPTGPFLPYLNPAPFGLSPPRPRPFLAAAPGPPASSAAVWKKSQGAGGSPRRPQGGSDTPAGACRARGPEPHCVGAHARSLLVHAVRLLHGLAARHDPTPGGPPPHRPRGPVARAAAPRRAGGAAAVTPRS
- the ZNF414 gene encoding zinc finger protein 414 isoform X5, which produces MEEETSGPSPDMPATAEPSSSETDKEVSPVVAAVATSSSMGEEPGSDQAATPPMWERGGLGGTQQGASPAPDSGHAGPGPGLGLTSTVSGTSEDLRPPRRRPPPGKQIPCSSPGCCLSFPSVRDLAQHLRTHCPPTQSLEGKLFRCSALSCTETFPNMQELVAHGKLHYKPNRYFKCENCLLRFRTHRSLFKHLHVCAEHAQSPAPPPPPALDKEPPAPERPPESDPASAPGLQFPLLEPFTTPAPAPTGPFLPYLNPAPFGLSPPRPRPFLAAAPGPPASSAAVWKKSQGAGGSPRRPQGGSDTPAGHAAPSRIVWEHTRGRYSCMQCAFSTASRPAMTLHLEDHRPIAPAAPSHGQPRPDAPAAAVTPRS
- the ZNF414 gene encoding zinc finger protein 414 isoform X1, which gives rise to MEEETSGPSPDMPATAEPSSSETDKEVSPVVAAVATSSSMGEEPGSDQAATPPMWERGGLGGTQQGASPAPDSGHAGPGPGLGLTSTVSGTSEDLRPPRRRPPPGKQIPCSSPGCCLSFPSVRDLAQHLRTHCPPTQSLEGKLFRCSALSCTETFPNMQELVAHGKLHYKPNRYFKCENCLLRFRTHRSLFKHLHVCAEHAQSPAPPPPPALDKEPPAPERPPESDPASAPGLQFPLLEPFTTPAPAPTGPFLPYLNPAPFGLSPPRPRPFLAAAPGPPASSAAVWKKSQGAGGSPRRPQGGSDTPAGACRARGPEPHCVGAHARSLLVHAVRLLHGLAARHDPTPGGPPPHRPRGPVARAAAPRRAGGPGPAGTQGVAAAVRGGVSGFLAALNHAALRVGCG
- the PRAM1 gene encoding PML-RARA-regulated adapter molecule 1 encodes the protein MANRDGGQGQKGSHQDFRSLQAKFQASQPETSKLPKVSPKPEFNKLLKKFPQPELGEHPKKHPLPEFTNLPKKPCKLEFSELSKKVPQLKATPFPRKPLQPELSHGPRPPIGPKLGAFPRKSQQPESNEATLKPPQPEFSTVPEKPPQPQVSGLPEKSLPQPESTEVPPTPPSKPESSEPQPHSSQPNFSTVPGKMPHPPLSDLPEKPPRPECGDLPRTSSEPECSLLPKEFLQPEWRGPPCNFSQAKPRSLPRKRPQAEFLGDLPRKPPLPGSHSESSLPTAVAGSSPRFPFSPGFGARQQRSGALARGGGSRLGLKPGHPPQRRPLPPVSSLGAPPAKPPLPPGPRDVQRFRRSLAAGTALQRSSSAGLLHFRARQPEDIPQDPDEAYELYDDVEPTNDSRPSPKGRDEVLSTQQPPRRSPQDQEPRKKGPQPQQLPPTDLRSLKQIRKAEKAEREFRKKFKFEGEIVIQTRMMIDPNAKTRRGGGKHLALRRGEILEVIEFTSKEEMLCRDTKGKYGYVPRTALLPLETEVYDDVGSWDPVDNQPFPGGR